The sequence CGTTCGGCGAGTTCGACGGCGGTGGCGACACCGGTGAAGCCGCCACCGATCACGCAGACATCCGTCTTGTGCGCGCCGGTCAGGGCAGAGTAGGAGGTCAGGTCATTACGCGATGCCGCGTAGTAGGAAGTCGTGTGAGCTTGGGGCATGGCCGTGCACTTGCCGATCGGACAATGAAGCAAGCCGAGAGTAGCGGTTTCCGCCCTCGCCGTCAGGGCCCTTTGGCAGACCGACGCGCAGACCGATGCGAGTGTCGCGTTACTTGCGCGCGTCCGTGACCGTGACCGTGAGCTGGGTGCGGCGGTACTGCGCAGGCGTTTGGCCGGTGAACTTCTTGAAGGCGGTGTAGAAGGCCGAGTTGGAGTTGAACCCAACCTCGAAGGCGTAGTTGATCACCGCGCCGCCCGCGCGATTATTGGCCAGCAGCTCCTTCGCCCGCTCGATTCGGAAGCGATTCACGTAGTCGAAGAAGCTCGTATCGAACCCCGCGTTGATCACCTGAGAGAGATGATTGACGGAGCAACCAACCAGGCGCGATAGATCCGGCAGGGTGAGGTTGGCTCTGAGGAATGCGCGCTCATCGCACATGATCCGATTGAGGTTCGCTTTGTAGCTGGCGAGCTGCTCCTCGGTCAGGCCGGATTTCGCGTACTTGGACCGGTTGGCGGCACGCGCGGTCGCTCGCTTGCGAGCGTTCACGATCGTGCCGGGATCTTGGTAGAAGTCGTGGATCGACATCGCCGTGTCGCCCAGGAGGGTGATGAACTCAGCCCCTTCGATCGGCGCCTCCGCTGAGCTGCCGGCTTTCTTAGCCTTCACGAGCGGAGACATGCGATAGCGGAAGGAGATACTTTGACCGAACTCCATCACGTCGCCGATGAGTTCGTAGGTGTGGCGGTACTCGTCAAAGTAGTCGCGCAGCATCTCCCGAAAGCTCTCGTGGGTGAGCTGAGCGCTCTCGGCGACGTCGCAATAGACGCCACCCTCGGCGAGGTGCGCAGCGACGCCCTCACCATCGAGGCGATTCCAAGCGTCGAAATAACTTCGAACGAATTCGGCTGCGAGCACTGCCCAGTCCCCTCGACGTCCAGTGTCTGAAACGTCCTAGAAGATCTATCACATTTCCACGGGGGACGACACACCGGTGCACTAGCAACGGTCGCCCACAACCGATTTCCACTCCGTTACGGACATAACGACCTGACATTCCTATAGATCCTGGATCGGTGCCGCGAGTCATCACCCAAATGCTTGCCGCGTATGTGTGATGGCGGCGGCGCAAGCGATGCCGCGTAGGGGGTGTGACACCCCTTGCTGCGCGGCGAAGGGGCGGGTGCGGGCGACTAGTAGAGCAGGGCCGGCGTGGCCCGGGCGTGGGGTGGCGCAAGGAAAGGCTTATCCAGCCGGCGGCAACGCTCGATCCGGCTGTGATGGCGCAGCTCCTTCTCGTAGTAGATCTCCACCCACATGTTCATCTCGAGGTAGCGGGAGTCGATCATGGCCAGGGCGAT is a genomic window of Pseudomonadota bacterium containing:
- a CDS encoding FAD-binding oxidoreductase, translated to MPQAHTTSYYAASRNDLTSYSALTGAHKTDVCVIGGGFTGVATAVELAER
- a CDS encoding helix-turn-helix domain-containing protein — encoded protein: MLAAEFVRSYFDAWNRLDGEGVAAHLAEGGVYCDVAESAQLTHESFREMLRDYFDEYRHTYELIGDVMEFGQSISFRYRMSPLVKAKKAGSSAEAPIEGAEFITLLGDTAMSIHDFYQDPGTIVNARKRATARAANRSKYAKSGLTEEQLASYKANLNRIMCDERAFLRANLTLPDLSRLVGCSVNHLSQVINAGFDTSFFDYVNRFRIERAKELLANNRAGGAVINYAFEVGFNSNSAFYTAFKKFTGQTPAQYRRTQLTVTVTDARK